A window of Chryseobacterium shandongense genomic DNA:
TTTATGAGCAGATCTATCCCAACAAACAGGTTTTCAGAGGACTTTTAGGATTAGCAAGTATCGAAGATTTCTGGAACGGAAAGATTAAAAGGCATGAAAGTACCATTCCACAGAAAAAAGAAAAACTTGCCCATTATCTTGAAAAAGTAAACCTTCAGGCAGAACCAGTTTTGCTTACTTACGCTGCCAACTCCAAGATTGAGCTTCTCATGAACCACGAGGAAAAAAATGTCCCTATCTTTAATCATGTCGATACCAAAGGAATCAGACACAAAATCTGGAGGATCGACAATCGTCTTAAATTGCAGCAATTTAAAGAAGTAATCGACCAGATTGATTCTTTCTACATCGCAGACGGACACCACAGGATAGGATCTACTGCATTGAATGCCAAACATCAGAAAGAAAAAAACAAAAGACATAACGGAACAGAACTTTACAACTTTGTATACAGCTTTATCGTTTCCAACCAGTCGATTAAAATCCATGATTACAACAGAATTGTAACAGATCTTAACGAACTTTCAAACGAAGAATTTTTAAAGGAGCTTGAAAAGTATTTCCTCATCCACGAAAAAGGAGAAACCGCCTATTTCCCTTCTCAAAAGTTCCACATTTCCATGTATATGGACGGTAAATTCTACTCACTTCACGTGAAGCATGATCTGCGTTCACAGGAAATGTCTCTTGATAACCTGGACCATCATCTTCTGGACAAATATGTTTTCAAAAACATTTTAAAAATAGAAGATCCGGACAGCTCAGAAAAAATTGACTATATCAAAGGAACTTCAAATATTGAAGGAATCAATCAGCTTAAAGAAAAAATAGATAGTGGTGATGGCAAAGCCGGATTCGGAATTTATCCGGTAAGTTTTA
This region includes:
- a CDS encoding DUF1015 domain-containing protein — encoded protein: MPVFKPFRGIRPHKDHESTFPTHPLDNFTQEEIAEKAQVEDTYINMIKPYVVSKSKDIDRNLRKIRSTFEELLEENKLVQDNSAYYLYEQIYPNKQVFRGLLGLASIEDFWNGKIKRHESTIPQKKEKLAHYLEKVNLQAEPVLLTYAANSKIELLMNHEEKNVPIFNHVDTKGIRHKIWRIDNRLKLQQFKEVIDQIDSFYIADGHHRIGSTALNAKHQKEKNKRHNGTELYNFVYSFIVSNQSIKIHDYNRIVTDLNELSNEEFLKELEKYFLIHEKGETAYFPSQKFHISMYMDGKFYSLHVKHDLRSQEMSLDNLDHHLLDKYVFKNILKIEDPDSSEKIDYIKGTSNIEGINQLKEKIDSGDGKAGFGIYPVSFNDMIKISDLKLSMPPKCTFIEPKLVTALLMYDMKQ